From Saccharibacillus brassicae:
AGACCGGCGCGGATACGCTGTCCGGCGGTTCGCAGAAGTTGGAGAGCGGGGCGGAGCAGCTCAATCAGGGGCTCGGCCAGTCCAACGCCGGACTGCAGCAGCTGCAGGAGCAGCTGACGCCGTTCACGGCGGGCATGGAGCAGCTGAACGAAGCGGTGCAGGGACTCGGCGGACAGGCTTCTGCCGCCGCCGAACAGTTGGGCGCCGCGCAGCAGCAGCTTCAGCAGAAAGCGGCCGGGATCAAGCAGCAGCAGGAAGCGGTCGCTTCCTATATCCAGGGCAGCGCGACCATCCCGGATGCCGACAAGCAGCAGCTGCTGTCGCTGATGGCGGCAGGCGCCGGCGGTTCCGGCGAAGCGGCCGCAGCCGCAGAAGGCGCTTCGCCTTCGCAGCTGGAACAATCGCTCGGCCAGCTGGACAAGCTGGCTTCGAGCGTGGCGCAGCTGAACGAAGGCTCGCAGCGGATCCAGTCCGCGGTCGGTCAGCTGGCCGAAGGACAGAGCCGGCTCGTGCAGGGCTCTTCCGATCTGCTTGACGGGCAGAAAGAGCTGACCGCGGGGCTCGGCACGCTGTCGGGCAAGCTCGGCGAAGCCGAAGCCGGCTCGAAGCAGCTGGCCGAAGGCGCCGCGACGCTTGCCGGCGGAGCGGGCCAACTGAAAGACGGCTCGGCCAGCCTCGTAAGCGGAGCCGAGCAGTTGAAGAACGGCTCGTCGACGCTGGTCGGCGGAGCGGACCAGCTCAAGAGCGGGGCTTCGACCCTGGTCAGCGGGGCGGACCAGCTCAAAGCCGGTTCGTCCACGCTGGTCAGCGGTACGGACCGGCTCAAGGACGGCTCGCAAAGCCTCGTCGGCGGCCTCGGCCAACTCAAGACCGGCGGCGGCCAACTGGTCAGCGGCCTGGGCAAGCTCGGCGGCGCGACCGGCGAGCTTAGAGACGGAGCCGATCAACTGGCGGACGGCTCGGTGACGCTGGACAACGGCGTCGGCGACCTTAAGGAAGGCACGAACGAGCTGTACACGTCGCTGGCCGACGGCGTCAAGGAAGCCGGCGACGTCAGCTCGGACGACAAGACGTACGACATGTTCGCGGAGCCGACCGAAGTGAAGCACGTCGACGTGAACCATGACATTACGGAGTACGGCGAAGGGCTTGCGCCTTACATGATGACAATTGCGCTGTTTGCCGGCGCGCTTATGTTCTCGTCGGTCTACCCGCTCAAGACGCCGCAGATCCGGCCGCGTTCCGGCTGGGCCTGGTTCCTGAGCAAATTCAGCGTCATCTTGTTCATGGCCGTGCTGCAAGCGGCGATTCTCGACGCGGTGCTGATCGGGATCGTCGGGCTGCATGTGCAGAGCCTGTGGCATTTCTACGCGATCACGTTCGTGCTCAGCCTGACGTTCCTGTCGCTGCTGTTCCTGCTGTTCGCGGCGCTTGGCAAGGTCGGCCAGTTTATCGCCTTCCTGATTCTGCTGGCGCAGATCGGCGGCAGCGCGGGCACGTTCCCGAAAGTGCTGACGCCGGCGTTCTTCCAGGCGATCAATCCGTACCTGCCGGCGACTTACGGCATTCGCGCCCTGCGCGAAGCGGTATCGCTGGGCAACGACTGGGGCTACTTCTGGACGCAGCTGGCGCATGTGGGCGCATTCGGAGCCGTCTTCCTCGTATTGGCTCTGCTGGTGTTCCTATTCAGCAGCAAACGGATCAAGACGGGGATCGAAGAAGAGCAGGGCCTGACGCCTTCGACCGTGTAACGGAGAAGCGAAAGGCCGCTGCACGCCAAACTTCCCGCGAACGAGAAATCGTCTTCGCGGGAAGTTTTTTTATAGGAACAGACAAAGAGGAGGGGCCGGGATGGAAGTGAAAAGACGCCGGATTCTGGAAGCGGCCATACTGTGTTTCGAACGCTTCGGATTCCGCGGAACGACGATCGGGAGCGTGGCCAAAGCGGCGCATGTGAGCAAAAGCGCGATCTACGACTGTTTTGCGAACAAGGAAGCGCTGCTGCTGGCCATCGTCGAAGACATTTTGGAAGATCTATTGGCGGAGTCGGACCGGGCCTGTCTGCCGGGGCAGCCGCTGAGCGAAGACATCGACCGGATGTTCGACACCGTGATCGCGCTCAGGGAGCGGCATCGGCTGCTGGTCGGCATCTACCGGGAAGCCCGGCAGTCGGGCGCGCACGGTCTGCTGGATATGCGAACCGCGCTCGAAGAAGGCATCGTCCGCTATATCGAGCAGCTCGTGCGGCGGCATGCGGACGAAGGCGAGACCTTTCGGCTGGAACCGAAAATGATCGCTTTTCTCGTGTACCGGACGTATTTGCAGCTGATCCGCGATTGGGAAGACCTGTACGAGCCGCTGACGCCGGCCCAAATCAAAAACGCGCTGAACGCTTTCGCCCTATAGGGCGGCGTCCGGCGCGTTTTTGCGAAGCGGCGGCGTGCGGTCAAGCTTCCGCCCGATAAGGCGGCGCTTCCGGTTTTTCTTTTTCCTGATAAAAAGCGTCGACGAAAATCTGGGCGTAATACGGGTCCCACTGCGTGCCTTTGCCTTCGGAGATGATCGAGATGGCTTTCTCCAGCGGCATGCCGCTGCGGTACGGCCGATCGGACGTCATCGCGTCGAAAGCGTCGGCGACCGCGATGATGCGGCCGAACTTCGGAATGTCGGTGCCGGCCAGCCCGTCGGGATAGCCGTGCCCGTCGTAACGCTCGTGGTGCGAACGCACGCCGGGCAGCAGGGGTGCCATCATCTCCAGCGGCTCGACGCGTTTGAGGATCTCTTCGCCGAGCGCCGGATGCTTCTTGATCTGCTCGAACTCTTCGTCGGTCAGCCGGCCGTCCTTGAGCAGCACGTTGTCGCGCACGCCGATCTTGCCGATATCGTGCAGCAGCGCCGTCTTGTTCAGCAGGTCGAGCTCTTCGCGCCCGAGTCCGGCTCCGCGCCCGATCAGCATCGAATATTCCGCGACGCGCTGCGAGTGGCCGGCCGTGTACGTGTCGCGGGCGTCAAGCGCCGCGGCCAGCGTCGAGAAGTAACTTTGCAGCAGCTGTTCGTTGATCCGCTGGCGCTGCGACAGGCCCTGCACCATGTGGTTGAAGCCGGATACGAGCCGCGAGAACTCGTCCGAATACAGGTCCGACGCGCGTACGTCGAGATCGCCGGTTCGGACCGCGCGCAGCGATTGTTCGAGATTGGCGATCGGTTGGCGGACGCTCCGGCTGAGCAGCCAGGCCCCGAGCGAAGAGAAGAAGATGCCGAATACGAGAATGAGCGACGCCCACTGCCAGTAATCTTCGACGAGGGGCGAGCCGGTAACGGTCAGGCGGATCTGCGTGGCCAGCACGAAAAAGAACAGCGGAAAAGCGCCGATCGAAAACGCGCTGAGCTGGAACTTGCGCTGCGTCGAGACGATAACCCGGCCGTCCAGCGATACCCGTTCGCCGTGCAGGCGCTCGCCGGTCTCGCTGACGAGCTGGAGCAGGGGACGGATCGCCTGGTCGGTCAGGAAATATTCGATCAGCGCGTGCATGCCCGCCACGAGGACGGCGCCGGAAGCGGCAATGCCGATGTAATAGACCGGAAGTTCGATCCAGCCGATGCGGATAAACCATAGGGTAAGCAGGATGGCGGGAACGGACAAGCCGAGCATATGCGGTCCCATGATGCGCAGGACGGACAGCGCGGGCAGCCGGTGGATCTGGACGTAGGCGTCCCGGATTTCGTCGAGCGACGGATGCTCCTTGAGGAACAGCCCGCGGATCGGGCGCACCTGCCGGGCGAACGTCAGCAGCTCGAGCGAGATCATTACCAGGAAGGAGACGAGCAGCACGATAAAGATGCGGTCAAATCCGCCGATCGGCAGTTTGAGCGCGGACGAAATCACGGCCCCTCCGACGCAGAGAACGGCCAGCACCGACCCGACGATGTAGTTCCGCACAAGCCGGCGTAAAAAGCGCCGGTATTCGGTCATTGAGATTCCTCTTTTCTAAAAAAAGCTGAAAACAAAGTTCACTCTTGTTATCGGCCGGAGGTGCCGCGTCCGTTACAGCAAAGAGGGTAGAGATCGACAAGAATGAACGGGGCGGAGGAATCGGGCGGCGCGTCGGCGTCGAAAAAGGGGATTACCGGTAGTTGTCGACGCTTGCCATCAGCGTTCGAATCGTTTCGTTGAGCGTGTTGATCTGCTGCAGGTCAAGCCCGCTCGATTCGATCATGGAAGTGGGGATGCAGCTTGCGCGGTCTTGGAGTTCGCGGCCTTTGTCGGTAATGCGCACGGTAACGATCCGTTCGTCTTCCAGCGAGCGGCTGCGTTCAAGCAGACCGGACGCTTCCATTCGCTTGAGCATCGGCGTGAGCGTACCCGAATCGAGGCTGAGCACCTGGCTCAGTTCCTTGATGCTGCTCTCTTCGCAATCCCAGAGGACGAGCAGGACCAGATATTGGGGGTAAGTCAGATTCAGATCGTCGAGCAAAGGCCGGTACATCCGGAAAATGGCCCGGGAACAAGCGTAAAGCGAAAAACAGAGGTGGGAGTCGAGCGCGAGCCGTTGTTGATCCATAACGTAACCGATCCTTTCGTTCATCAAATTGATAGATTCTTTAGCATTTTATATTTCGAACAACATAATTGCAATAAACTATACGCCAGAATCGAAAAAAATCCAATATATCGCTATATTTCGGTAAAGTTCGACAAAAATTGAAGAGTGCAGGGACGAAAGAAAAAAGCCGACGCGCGAAAAAACAGACCGCCGCGGCGGTCTGCCGGTAACGGCCGACCCGGTACAAATCGGGATCGGCGCGTTATTTAAGGTTGTTCACGTAAGTCTGGAAGCGGGTGGTGAAGACGTCCAGCTTCGCTTTGCCCGATTTGAGCTTCGCTTGTCCCTGCTTGTACGTGGTCCAGTTGATCTTCGCCCCGTACAGCGATTTCTTCATCAGCTGCATGCCCTGAAGCTGGAGCGAAGCGCCCTGGAGGTAATAAGCGTGGAGGTCGGACAAGGTCTTGCCCGCCGGCTTGATCTGCTTCAACTGGTAATAGAACTTGCTGTAGTTCGGGATGATGACGTTGTTCATGGCTGTGTACACGTCTTTGCGATTGGCCGCCGATACGTAGCCGACCGCGTTGAACGCGTCCGCCGCCTTGTCTTCGTACTGTACGATCGCGTCCATGCGATCCATATAATCGCGCGCTTCGATCTGCTCGGGACTGGCTTCCGTTTGTTCCTGCGGCGCAGGGGCGGTAGAAGCGGCCGGAGCAGCCGGAGCCGCGAAAGCCGAAGCCGGCAGAGCCGCGGAGCTCAGCAGGGCAAGGGAGAGAAACAGCGATCCCCATTTTTTCATCAGTGAACGACCTCCTGTGGGATAGGCGATTGGGATTGGGCGATTCGGGCAAAGCTTGTGCGGCGGGTTCCGGCGCTTACGGTCTGCCGGGACGGGTCTGGCGGCTGTCGACTTTGCTCTGCAAATAGTCGAAATCTCCGCGCAGCCGGTCGCGCACGGACTGTTCTTCCTCGAACGAGCCGCGGTTGGCGCGCTCGCGCAGTTCGCTGCGGATACTCTCGCGCAGCGCGTCGTCCGCCGATTCGGTCTCGAACGCGCCGTGGCGTTCTTCCCATTCGCTGCGAATGGCGCGCGCGTTCATCACCTCGTAGGCGACCAGCGCGGCGTCTTTGCGCACGACGGCGCTCGCTCCGAGCGCGTTCAGCCGGCTGCTGAGGCTGATCTCGTTATGTTCGCGTACAAGCGCAAGCAGCGACCATTCGTTCTCGTTGAGCTTCGCGGCGATCGCGCCCAGCATCCCGAATTCGTCGACGATTCGGGCCGCGTTCAGGTCGGCGTCCAGCAGCGGACCGGCATAACCGCCGATCAGCGTGCCGATCGGTCCGCCCATGACGGACACGATCGAATCGATCAGATCGTTCGTGAGATGGTCCGGCCCGGTCTCGTCTTCCGCGAAGCGTTCATCGCGTTCCCGTCCGATCCGGCCGGACGTCTTGCGCAGGACGGCAGCCTGAAGCACCGAGTAGTCGTCCGTCACCGGGTGTTCCCGGAAGCGTTCGAGCACCGCGGCCAAAGGCTCCTCCTGCTTGAAAGTCGTGAATACGATATGATCCATGGCGAAATCCCATCCTTTCGTCGTGACCGGGCCTGTCGGTATCCGGACTTCCCTACTCTTTTATAAAGTTCTTTTTTGCGTTTCAATCAGCGGCTGTACTAAAATGAATAAGGAATCGCGTCGATCGCGTGCGCGAGGACAAGGTTTGGAAAACAGGCATAAGATTTCAAGGAAGCAGGGGGATGACAATGGGATCTAAAAATTTGGCCGGAATCTCGCTGATCGTGATGGCCGCAGGCTTCGTGATCAGCTTGTTCCTGCCCGAGAACGTATGGACGTTCCTGCTGATCGGCGGCTTCGAAGCCGGTCTCGTCGGGGGCCTGGCGGACTGGTTCGCCGTGACGGCATTGTTCCGGCATCCGCTGGGCATTCCGATCCCGCATACGTCTCTGCTGCTCAAGAATAAGAGCCGCATCGTGGAGTCGCTCGTCTCCGCGATGGAGACGCAGCTGCTCAATAAAGAGAGCATCATCCGGCAGCTGCGCAAGCTCAACCTCATTCACAGCGCTTCGCGCATGCTGACCCGCCTGATGGCCCGCAAGCGCACCCGGCTGCAGGTGCTCGATTACGCGGCGGAAGCGATCGCCAAGCTGCCGCTCGACAAAGCGGTCGAGCCGGTGCGGGAAGCGGCGGAGAATTACATCCGCGGCATGGACGCGGCGGGTCTTGCCGACCGCGCGCTTACCAAAGTGCTGAACGACAGCTACGAGATCAAGCTGTTCGATTACGCGCTCGGCGAAGCGAGAGCGTGGGCGGCGCGTCCGGAGACGAAGGACACGATGGGCACGCTCGCGATGGAGCAGCTGTCCAACGCGAAAGTCGGCGGATTTACCGGGTTCGCTTTCCAGGCGTTCGCGGGCATGGTGAACGAAGACAAGCTTGGCTCCATGATCCAGACGATGCTCGTGGCGGGCATCGATTCGCTGCTTGATCCTTACGGCGAACAGCGGCTGGCGATTTTGCGCGAAGTGCGCGTGAAGCTGTTCGAAGCGGTCGGCGACGAAGAGAAGCTGGAATACGTGCGCGGTCAGGTGCTGGAAGTGCTGCACGAAGAAGCGACCGCCGCCTTCATCCGCGAGAATCTGGAGAAGCTGCGCGAATTCGCGCTGGCCAAAACGGAGGAAGAGCGCGTCAACGGCGGGCGGATCGTGTTCCGCCTGTACGCGGCTGCCGTTCGCGGCATCGCATCCGATCCGGAGCGGATCGAAATGTGGGAAGAGAAGACGCGCGGCGCGATCGTGCAGCTCGCCGAGAGCAACCATTACCGGATCGGCCAGCTGGTGCGCGACAACGTGGACCGGATGGACGATGCGCAGCTCGTGGAGATGCTCGAAGACAAGATCGGCAAAGATTTGCAGTGGAT
This genomic window contains:
- a CDS encoding YhgE/Pip domain-containing protein, translated to MFKSEWKNILKHRMTMLTVAAMLLVPGLYGLFFLSAYWNPYGHTDRLSVAVVNSDAGTDYEGKRLDVGKDFVEGLKDNDSFKWVVSDKAAAMNGLSAGDYIMVIELPKDFSENASTLLNADPKKMNLDYYTNAGMGYSSAQIAKSAIKEVNEEIAKQVTQEYATTVFSSLSELVDGLKDADDGAKKLDDGAADLAEGSQKLKDNLKKLAASSVTFQEGVGDLKTGAGTLSAGIVSAASGAAQLNNGLGTLSGGAQKLDDGLGTLSGGAQKLDDGLGTLSGGAQKLDDGLGSLSGGARKLDDGLGTLQTGAGGLQTGAAKLDQGLTQLKTGADTLSGGSQKLESGAEQLNQGLGQSNAGLQQLQEQLTPFTAGMEQLNEAVQGLGGQASAAAEQLGAAQQQLQQKAAGIKQQQEAVASYIQGSATIPDADKQQLLSLMAAGAGGSGEAAAAAEGASPSQLEQSLGQLDKLASSVAQLNEGSQRIQSAVGQLAEGQSRLVQGSSDLLDGQKELTAGLGTLSGKLGEAEAGSKQLAEGAATLAGGAGQLKDGSASLVSGAEQLKNGSSTLVGGADQLKSGASTLVSGADQLKAGSSTLVSGTDRLKDGSQSLVGGLGQLKTGGGQLVSGLGKLGGATGELRDGADQLADGSVTLDNGVGDLKEGTNELYTSLADGVKEAGDVSSDDKTYDMFAEPTEVKHVDVNHDITEYGEGLAPYMMTIALFAGALMFSSVYPLKTPQIRPRSGWAWFLSKFSVILFMAVLQAAILDAVLIGIVGLHVQSLWHFYAITFVLSLTFLSLLFLLFAALGKVGQFIAFLILLAQIGGSAGTFPKVLTPAFFQAINPYLPATYGIRALREAVSLGNDWGYFWTQLAHVGAFGAVFLVLALLVFLFSSKRIKTGIEEEQGLTPSTV
- a CDS encoding TetR/AcrR family transcriptional regulator; the encoded protein is MEVKRRRILEAAILCFERFGFRGTTIGSVAKAAHVSKSAIYDCFANKEALLLAIVEDILEDLLAESDRACLPGQPLSEDIDRMFDTVIALRERHRLLVGIYREARQSGAHGLLDMRTALEEGIVRYIEQLVRRHADEGETFRLEPKMIAFLVYRTYLQLIRDWEDLYEPLTPAQIKNALNAFAL
- a CDS encoding HD domain-containing phosphohydrolase: MTEYRRFLRRLVRNYIVGSVLAVLCVGGAVISSALKLPIGGFDRIFIVLLVSFLVMISLELLTFARQVRPIRGLFLKEHPSLDEIRDAYVQIHRLPALSVLRIMGPHMLGLSVPAILLTLWFIRIGWIELPVYYIGIAASGAVLVAGMHALIEYFLTDQAIRPLLQLVSETGERLHGERVSLDGRVIVSTQRKFQLSAFSIGAFPLFFFVLATQIRLTVTGSPLVEDYWQWASLILVFGIFFSSLGAWLLSRSVRQPIANLEQSLRAVRTGDLDVRASDLYSDEFSRLVSGFNHMVQGLSQRQRINEQLLQSYFSTLAAALDARDTYTAGHSQRVAEYSMLIGRGAGLGREELDLLNKTALLHDIGKIGVRDNVLLKDGRLTDEEFEQIKKHPALGEEILKRVEPLEMMAPLLPGVRSHHERYDGHGYPDGLAGTDIPKFGRIIAVADAFDAMTSDRPYRSGMPLEKAISIISEGKGTQWDPYYAQIFVDAFYQEKEKPEAPPYRAEA
- a CDS encoding MarR family winged helix-turn-helix transcriptional regulator; translation: MNERIGYVMDQQRLALDSHLCFSLYACSRAIFRMYRPLLDDLNLTYPQYLVLLVLWDCEESSIKELSQVLSLDSGTLTPMLKRMEASGLLERSRSLEDERIVTVRITDKGRELQDRASCIPTSMIESSGLDLQQINTLNETIRTLMASVDNYR
- a CDS encoding DUF445 domain-containing protein, which encodes MGSKNLAGISLIVMAAGFVISLFLPENVWTFLLIGGFEAGLVGGLADWFAVTALFRHPLGIPIPHTSLLLKNKSRIVESLVSAMETQLLNKESIIRQLRKLNLIHSASRMLTRLMARKRTRLQVLDYAAEAIAKLPLDKAVEPVREAAENYIRGMDAAGLADRALTKVLNDSYEIKLFDYALGEARAWAARPETKDTMGTLAMEQLSNAKVGGFTGFAFQAFAGMVNEDKLGSMIQTMLVAGIDSLLDPYGEQRLAILREVRVKLFEAVGDEEKLEYVRGQVLEVLHEEATAAFIRENLEKLREFALAKTEEERVNGGRIVFRLYAAAVRGIASDPERIEMWEEKTRGAIVQLAESNHYRIGQLVRDNVDRMDDAQLVEMLEDKIGKDLQWIRVNGAVCGFLVGIVLSVIQLF